One window from the genome of Acuticoccus sp. I52.16.1 encodes:
- a CDS encoding dipeptidase, with amino-acid sequence MNIDAILKRIDDDLDQSLERLFALLRIPSISTDPAYDAQCREAATWIKDDLASLGFAAEVRDTEGKPMVLAKPAEGPESGKPHILFYGHYDVQPVDPLELWDEEPFAPRVVTREDGSKIIVARGACDDKGQLMTFIEAVRAILAVEGKLPVPVSVLIEGEEESGSPSLPGFLAKSADEIRCDAAFVCDTGMWDAATPAIALSLRGLVGDEITVKCANRDLHSGQFGGPARNPNHVLAKIIADLHDETGRVTVPGFYEGVTETPPETLENWANLDMTAEKFLGPIGLETPAGEEGRTVLEQVWARPTLEVNGMWGGYTGAGFKTVIPAEAHAKISFRLVGDQDPDKLREAFRAFVAERVPADCTVEFKKHGNGPAFRVPGDWPILEIGRRALAEEWGKETAMVGMGGSIPIVHDFKHGLGMDTLMIGFALEDDNVHSPNEKFNMSSFHKGIRSWARVLAAL; translated from the coding sequence ATGAACATCGACGCGATCCTCAAGCGCATCGACGACGATCTCGACCAGAGCCTGGAGCGCCTGTTCGCGCTGCTGCGGATTCCGTCGATCTCCACCGACCCCGCCTACGACGCCCAGTGCCGCGAGGCCGCGACCTGGATCAAGGACGACCTCGCCTCGCTCGGTTTCGCCGCCGAGGTGCGCGACACCGAGGGCAAGCCCATGGTCCTCGCCAAGCCGGCCGAGGGTCCCGAGAGCGGTAAGCCGCACATCCTCTTCTACGGCCACTACGATGTGCAGCCCGTCGATCCCCTGGAACTGTGGGACGAGGAGCCCTTCGCGCCGCGCGTCGTCACCCGCGAGGACGGCTCGAAGATCATCGTCGCGCGCGGGGCCTGCGACGACAAGGGCCAGCTGATGACCTTCATCGAGGCGGTGCGCGCGATCCTCGCCGTCGAGGGCAAGCTGCCGGTGCCGGTCTCGGTGCTGATCGAGGGCGAGGAGGAGTCCGGCTCGCCGAGCCTTCCGGGCTTCCTCGCCAAATCGGCCGACGAGATCCGCTGCGATGCCGCCTTCGTGTGCGACACCGGCATGTGGGACGCGGCGACGCCGGCGATCGCGCTCAGTCTGCGCGGCCTGGTGGGCGACGAGATCACCGTCAAGTGCGCCAACCGCGACCTGCATTCGGGCCAGTTCGGCGGCCCGGCGCGCAACCCCAACCACGTCCTCGCCAAGATCATCGCCGACCTGCACGACGAGACCGGCCGCGTCACCGTGCCGGGATTCTACGAAGGCGTGACCGAGACCCCGCCCGAGACGCTGGAAAACTGGGCCAACCTCGACATGACGGCCGAGAAGTTCCTCGGCCCGATCGGCCTGGAGACGCCGGCGGGCGAGGAGGGGCGCACGGTCCTCGAACAGGTGTGGGCGCGGCCGACGCTGGAGGTGAACGGTATGTGGGGCGGCTACACCGGCGCCGGCTTCAAGACCGTCATCCCCGCCGAGGCGCACGCCAAGATCTCCTTCCGCCTCGTCGGCGATCAGGACCCGGACAAGCTGCGCGAAGCGTTCCGCGCCTTCGTGGCCGAGCGGGTGCCGGCGGACTGCACGGTCGAGTTCAAGAAGCACGGCAACGGGCCGGCCTTCCGCGTGCCGGGCGACTGGCCGATCCTCGAGATCGGCCGCCGGGCGCTCGCCGAGGAGTGGGGCAAGGAGACCGCGATGGTGGGCATGGGCGGCTCGATCCCCATCGTCCACGACTTCAAGCACGGGCTCGGCATGGACACGCTGATGATCGGCTTCGCGCTGGAGGACGACAACGTCCACTCGCCGAACGAGAAGTTCAACATGTCCTCGTTCCACAAGGGCATCCGCTCCTGGGCGCGGGTGCTGGCGGCGCTCTGA
- a CDS encoding methylmalonyl-CoA mutase family protein → MGPLYAAAEPCYLGRPYAGPWQVVARADASGTAAQALADLESGAAVLELVFAGAPSAFGRGLSVGTVADLDAALAGVVLDLVPIRLAAGSSGLAAAALFAALAERRGSRPASLHAGIDPVGAFAFTGAAPPWLDPVALVDAVAGIEAIGAPGTALLADGRIAAEAGAAPATEIAFALHAMATMMRLADAGGLGADKALAATAMALSASENQFATIAKFRAARRLHALMAEAVGLTAPLMLHGETLHRMLAFNDPQTNLLRLTIAAFSAGVGGADSVSVLPFDAAATPFARRMARNIQTLLIEESHVGRLSDPGAGAGAVEAFTDELAEIAWSRFQLLESEGDAVATGKLAEMVATDRATQLERLKDKERAMIGVTIHPPQTPAAVPPEPSAAPLPAGAPVARDFAGLQAAAAGGTPFADIAAAPAGDAATCPPLTPVRVAASFGG, encoded by the coding sequence ATGGGTCCGCTCTATGCGGCGGCCGAACCCTGCTATCTGGGGCGCCCTTATGCCGGGCCGTGGCAGGTCGTCGCGCGGGCGGACGCGTCCGGCACCGCCGCGCAGGCCCTCGCCGACCTCGAGAGCGGCGCCGCGGTGCTGGAGCTGGTGTTCGCCGGCGCCCCATCCGCGTTCGGCCGCGGCCTGAGCGTCGGCACCGTCGCCGACCTCGACGCTGCGCTCGCCGGCGTCGTGCTCGACCTGGTGCCGATTCGCCTCGCCGCCGGCTCCTCCGGCCTCGCCGCCGCCGCGCTCTTCGCCGCTCTCGCCGAGCGACGCGGCAGCCGGCCGGCCAGCCTCCACGCCGGGATCGACCCGGTCGGCGCCTTCGCCTTCACCGGCGCTGCGCCGCCCTGGCTCGACCCGGTGGCCCTGGTCGACGCGGTCGCCGGTATCGAGGCGATCGGCGCGCCGGGCACTGCGTTGCTGGCCGACGGGCGCATCGCCGCCGAGGCCGGCGCCGCCCCCGCGACCGAAATCGCCTTCGCTCTCCACGCCATGGCGACGATGATGCGCCTCGCCGATGCGGGCGGCCTGGGCGCGGACAAGGCGCTGGCGGCGACGGCGATGGCGCTCTCGGCGAGCGAGAACCAGTTCGCCACCATCGCCAAGTTTCGCGCCGCCCGACGGCTCCACGCACTGATGGCGGAGGCCGTCGGCCTGACCGCGCCGCTGATGCTGCACGGCGAGACGCTGCACCGCATGCTGGCTTTCAACGACCCGCAGACGAACCTGCTGCGCCTCACCATCGCCGCCTTCTCGGCCGGCGTCGGTGGCGCGGATTCGGTGTCGGTGCTGCCGTTCGACGCGGCGGCGACGCCGTTCGCCCGCCGGATGGCCCGCAACATCCAGACGCTGCTGATCGAGGAATCGCACGTCGGCCGCCTGTCCGACCCCGGTGCCGGCGCAGGCGCGGTCGAGGCCTTCACCGACGAGCTGGCCGAGATCGCCTGGAGCCGCTTCCAGCTCCTCGAGAGCGAGGGCGACGCCGTCGCCACCGGCAAGCTCGCCGAGATGGTCGCCACCGACCGTGCCACCCAGCTCGAGCGCCTGAAGGACAAGGAGCGCGCCATGATCGGCGTGACGATCCACCCGCCTCAGACGCCCGCCGCTGTGCCACCGGAGCCGTCCGCCGCGCCGCTGCCCGCCGGCGCGCCCGTCGCCCGCGACTTCGCCGGGTTGCAGGCCGCCGCCGCCGGCGGCACGCCGTTCGCCGACATCGCCGCCGCACCGGCGGGCGACGCCGCCACCTGTCCCCCGTTGACGCCGGTGCGCGTCGCGGCGTCCTTCGGAGGCTGA